The following proteins come from a genomic window of Methylorubrum populi:
- a CDS encoding L-dopachrome tautomerase-related protein, whose amino-acid sequence MTRFLTALAVALLAGTMTGPLPVRAQEGKAALTKVAGFEHQVTGVTVARDGRIFVNFPRWSEDAPVSVAELKDGKPVPYPDDQWNAWRNARADELSPKDHFVCVQSVVADGQDRLWVVDAAAPAMAHVIKDGPKLVGIDLKTNKVIKTIPFDTGTVLQASYLNDVRIAPDGKTAYLTDSGAEGALIVVDIDSDSAKRILSGDPSTMPDKSVTVRYEGQPLRRPDGRGVAFAADGIALSNDGKTLYWQAIKGKTLYSLPTDALTGWAAASVVPDTLTDKSLSGKVTKVGENGVADGLLIARRDGRMYVTSPQDDAVKVRDLSDKAGNADGLTILVQDPALRWPDTFGEGPDGTIYVTTSHIQDSADYKPGAPISLPTELWAIKPPADATGSTGTAPGR is encoded by the coding sequence ATGACCCGATTCCTGACCGCCCTCGCCGTGGCGCTGCTCGCCGGCACGATGACAGGCCCCCTCCCCGTCCGGGCGCAGGAGGGGAAGGCCGCGCTCACCAAGGTCGCGGGCTTCGAGCATCAGGTCACCGGTGTCACCGTCGCCCGCGACGGGCGCATCTTCGTCAACTTCCCGCGCTGGAGCGAGGATGCGCCGGTCTCGGTGGCCGAGTTGAAGGACGGCAAGCCGGTCCCCTATCCGGACGATCAGTGGAACGCGTGGCGCAATGCGCGCGCCGACGAACTCTCGCCGAAGGATCATTTCGTCTGCGTGCAGAGCGTGGTCGCCGACGGGCAGGACCGGCTCTGGGTGGTGGACGCCGCCGCCCCCGCCATGGCCCACGTGATCAAGGACGGGCCGAAGCTCGTCGGGATCGACCTGAAGACCAACAAGGTCATCAAGACCATCCCCTTCGACACCGGCACGGTGCTCCAGGCCTCCTACCTCAACGACGTGCGGATCGCGCCGGACGGCAAGACCGCCTATCTCACCGATTCCGGGGCCGAGGGGGCGCTGATCGTCGTCGATATCGACAGCGACTCGGCCAAGCGCATCCTCTCGGGCGACCCGTCGACCATGCCCGACAAGTCGGTGACCGTGCGCTACGAAGGCCAGCCCCTGCGCCGGCCCGACGGACGCGGCGTGGCGTTTGCCGCCGACGGCATCGCGCTGTCGAACGACGGCAAGACGCTCTACTGGCAGGCGATCAAGGGCAAGACGCTCTACAGCCTGCCGACCGACGCGCTCACCGGCTGGGCCGCCGCCTCGGTGGTGCCCGACACGCTCACCGACAAGAGTCTTTCGGGCAAAGTGACCAAGGTCGGCGAGAACGGCGTCGCCGACGGCCTGCTGATCGCCCGCCGCGACGGGCGGATGTACGTGACCTCGCCCCAGGACGATGCGGTGAAGGTGCGCGACCTCTCGGACAAGGCGGGCAATGCGGACGGCCTGACGATCCTGGTGCAGGATCCGGCCCTGCGCTGGCCGGACACCTTCGGCGAGGGGCCGGACGGGACGATCTACGTCACCACCTCGCACATCCAGGATTCGGCCGATTACAAGCCCGGCGCACCGATCAGCCTGCCGACGGAACTCTGGGCCATCAAGCCGCCCGCCGACGCCACCGGCTCGACCGGCACCGCGCCGGGACGCTGA
- a CDS encoding sodium-translocating pyrophosphatase, which produces MTALLLIIVGGLCAVAYGVVTIRDVMRRDAGTQRMQEIAGAIAEGAQAYLRRQYATIGIVGLVLFVLLAYFLGIKVAIGFLIGAVLSGAAGFIGMNVSVRANVRTAQAATQSLGGGLEVAFKSGAVTGMLVAGLALLGVALYYLFLTRGAGLAPGSREVIDALVALGFGASLISIFARLGGGIFTKGADVGGDLVGKVEAGIPEDDPRNPATIADNVGDNVGDCAGMAADLFETYAVTVVATMVLAAIFFAGNAAVLEAMMLYPLAIGAACIVTSIAGTYAVKLGANQSIMGALYKGLIAAGVLSIVAIAGVNLALFGGFSTSFTTNTGLTFTSGALFGCAVLGLVITALIVVITEYYTGTNFRPVKSIATASVTGHGTNVIQGLAISLESTALPAIVIVAGIIATYALGGLFGIAIAVTAMLALAGFIVALDAFGPVTDNAGGIAEMAGLPSDVRKATDALDAVGNTTKAVTKGYAIGSAGLGALVLFAAYTSDLNYFIANASPTQYRFFQGVSVDFSLSNPYVVVGLLLGGLIPFLFAGIAMTAVGRAAGAVVEEVRRQFRAKPGIMQGTDRPDYGRAVDMLTRAAIKEMIIPSLLPVLTPIVLFFVIQAIAGKSQAFATVGASLLGVILTGLYVAISMTSGGGAWDNAKKYIEDGHHGGKGSDAHKAAVTGDTVGDPYKDTAGPAVNPAIKITNIIALLLLAVLAHA; this is translated from the coding sequence ATGACCGCACTTTTGCTGATCATCGTGGGCGGGCTCTGCGCCGTTGCCTACGGTGTTGTGACGATCCGTGACGTGATGCGAAGGGATGCGGGCACGCAGCGCATGCAGGAGATTGCGGGCGCCATCGCCGAGGGAGCGCAGGCCTATCTGAGGCGCCAGTACGCCACCATCGGAATCGTCGGCCTCGTCCTCTTCGTCCTTCTGGCCTACTTCCTCGGTATCAAGGTCGCGATCGGCTTCCTGATCGGCGCGGTGCTCTCGGGCGCGGCCGGCTTCATCGGCATGAATGTCTCGGTGCGCGCCAACGTTCGCACGGCACAAGCCGCGACGCAGTCGCTCGGGGGCGGTCTGGAGGTCGCCTTCAAGTCCGGTGCCGTCACCGGCATGCTGGTGGCGGGCCTCGCGCTGCTGGGTGTCGCTCTCTACTACCTGTTCCTCACCCGCGGCGCCGGATTGGCGCCGGGCAGCCGCGAGGTCATCGACGCCCTGGTGGCGCTCGGCTTCGGCGCCTCGCTGATCTCGATCTTCGCCCGCCTCGGTGGCGGCATCTTCACCAAGGGCGCCGATGTCGGCGGCGACCTCGTCGGCAAGGTCGAGGCCGGCATTCCCGAGGACGATCCGCGCAACCCCGCGACCATCGCCGACAATGTCGGCGACAATGTCGGCGACTGCGCCGGCATGGCCGCGGACCTGTTCGAGACCTACGCGGTGACCGTGGTCGCCACCATGGTGCTCGCGGCGATCTTCTTCGCGGGCAACGCCGCCGTGTTGGAGGCGATGATGCTCTACCCGCTCGCCATCGGGGCGGCCTGCATCGTCACCTCGATCGCCGGCACCTACGCGGTGAAGCTCGGCGCCAACCAGTCGATCATGGGGGCGCTCTACAAGGGCCTGATCGCGGCCGGCGTCCTCTCGATCGTGGCCATTGCCGGCGTGAACCTCGCCCTGTTCGGCGGCTTCTCGACCAGCTTCACGACGAATACCGGCCTCACCTTCACCTCGGGGGCGCTGTTCGGCTGCGCGGTGCTCGGCCTCGTCATCACCGCGCTGATCGTCGTTATCACCGAGTACTACACCGGCACGAACTTCCGCCCGGTGAAGTCGATCGCCACCGCCTCCGTCACCGGCCACGGCACCAACGTGATCCAGGGGCTGGCGATCTCGCTCGAATCGACCGCGCTGCCGGCCATCGTCATCGTGGCGGGCATCATCGCCACTTACGCGCTGGGCGGCCTGTTCGGCATCGCCATCGCGGTGACGGCGATGCTGGCCCTCGCGGGCTTCATCGTGGCGCTCGATGCCTTCGGTCCGGTCACCGACAATGCGGGCGGCATCGCCGAGATGGCGGGCCTGCCCTCCGACGTGCGCAAGGCGACCGACGCGCTCGACGCGGTGGGCAACACCACCAAGGCGGTGACCAAGGGCTACGCCATCGGCTCGGCGGGTCTCGGCGCCCTGGTGCTGTTCGCCGCCTACACCTCGGACCTGAACTACTTCATCGCCAATGCCAGCCCGACGCAATACCGCTTCTTCCAAGGGGTCTCCGTCGATTTCTCGCTCTCCAACCCCTACGTCGTGGTCGGGCTCCTGCTCGGCGGCCTGATCCCGTTCCTGTTCGCGGGCATCGCCATGACGGCCGTGGGCCGCGCCGCCGGCGCGGTGGTCGAGGAGGTGCGCCGCCAGTTCCGGGCCAAGCCCGGCATCATGCAGGGCACCGACCGGCCGGATTACGGCCGCGCCGTCGACATGCTGACCCGTGCGGCGATCAAGGAGATGATCATCCCCTCGCTGCTGCCGGTGCTGACGCCGATCGTGCTGTTCTTCGTGATCCAGGCGATCGCGGGCAAGAGCCAAGCCTTCGCCACCGTCGGCGCCTCGCTGCTCGGCGTGATCCTCACCGGCCTCTACGTCGCGATCTCGATGACCTCGGGGGGCGGCGCCTGGGACAACGCCAAGAAGTACATCGAGGACGGTCACCACGGCGGTAAGGGCTCGGACGCGCACAAGGCGGCCGTGACCGGCGACACCGTCGGCGATCCCTACAAGGACACGGCGGGCCCCGCCGTGAACCCGGCGATCAAGATCACCAACATCATCGCGCTGCTCCTGCTCGCCGTGCTCGCCCACGCCTGA